The Salvelinus sp. IW2-2015 unplaced genomic scaffold, ASM291031v2 Un_scaffold2425, whole genome shotgun sequence genome has a segment encoding these proteins:
- the LOC139025251 gene encoding zinc finger protein 22-like: MPHSSSLKLNPVPAEEEKVCWMEKEALVKEEEEGEAVTIQKQVEGEAVTVKEEEKDVSVKEEEDAFRVKEDDEVSVKEEETDDERERCDYRGSSGGPQQPHDADEAEKSLSTSKHLKKHQQRPTGKKSHFCSDCGKGCTSSSELKIHQRTHTGEKPYSCDQCGKSFTQLNNLIVHQRTHTGEKPHSCDQCDKRYSVKRSLIKHQKIHTGRSCCMISMK, from the exons ATGCCTCATAGCTCCAGTCTCAAACTTAACCCCGTTCCTGCTGAAGAAGAGAAGGTCTGTTggatggagaaagaagctctcgtgaaagaggaggaggaaggggaggctgTTAcgatacaaaaacaagtagaaggtgaggctgttaccgtgaaagaagaagagaaagatgtTTCAgttaaagaagaggaagacgcgttcagagtgaaagaggatgacgaagtttcagtgaaagaagaggagactGACGATGAAC gagagagatgtgactatcgtggatcctctggggggcctcaacaacctcatgatgctgacgaggcagagaagagtctctccacatcaaaacacctcaagaaacatcagcagagacccacagggaagaaatctcacttctgctctgactgtgggaaaggtTGCACATCTTCATCAGAACTtaaaatacaccagagaacacacacaggagagaaaccttatagctgtgatcaatgtgggaagagttttactcagctaaACAACCTGAtagtacaccagagaacacacacaggagagaagcctcatagctgtgatcaatgtgacaagagatactctgttaaaagatctctgatcaaacatcagaaaatacatacagGAAGAAGTTGTTgcatgatatcaatgaaataa